The proteins below come from a single Chryseobacterium capnotolerans genomic window:
- a CDS encoding TonB-dependent receptor plug domain-containing protein yields the protein MNELMVAKLTTFQFHTIVFTVFVLTSQILSSQTRKKDSIKGETIKTVNIYKKNFKEIIPAQVLQGEELERLNSHSVADALRYFSGVQIKDYGGMGGMKTVNIRSMGSQHVGVFYDGIQLGNAQNGQVDLGRYSLDDLEEISLYNGQKSEIFQPAKDFGSSGSIYLQPKTPVFTGNRKTNLTIRAKSASIDLFNPSFRLEQKISKRIAASFSAEFLQSDGLYKFRYGRKYPNGATASDTISKRYDSDIKAKRFETSVNGTLNNGSWNIRGYGYISNRGIPAPIVKNRFKARGARMLDENYFVQANFRKKLFPKLETQLKAKFAYDYTYFNDTVLSQSAMPAINTYIQREVYVSSSNLYSITPNWDVSLNGDFQYNTLDADLYNFSYPTRYTTLVALATTYQWNRFKFLGSLLGTFTSEKVKMNFKPDDRREWTPAFFMSYQPASIPELTLRAFYKNIFRLPTFNDLYYTSVGNTFLKPEFTHQYDVGFTYQKKYDRSLFKGLYIKVDGYYNKVTDKIVAIPTTNMFRWMMLNLGKVEIMGADVNVQAELMLGKVKLRPLLAYTYQSAKDKTITKGFKETYYGEQIPYTPRHSGSFTLMADYKDWSFNYSTIYVGERYDGQQDNIRYNYIQPWYT from the coding sequence ATGAATGAGCTAATGGTAGCAAAACTAACTACATTTCAATTCCATACAATTGTTTTCACGGTATTCGTGTTAACCTCTCAAATTCTATCTTCCCAAACCAGGAAAAAAGACAGCATTAAAGGGGAAACCATAAAGACTGTCAATATTTACAAGAAGAACTTTAAAGAAATCATCCCTGCACAGGTCTTACAGGGTGAAGAACTCGAAAGGCTCAACAGTCATTCTGTTGCTGATGCTTTACGATATTTTTCCGGTGTTCAGATTAAAGATTATGGTGGCATGGGTGGTATGAAAACAGTCAATATACGAAGTATGGGAAGCCAGCATGTAGGCGTTTTCTATGATGGAATTCAATTGGGAAATGCCCAAAACGGACAGGTGGACCTGGGAAGATATTCTTTGGATGATCTGGAAGAAATTTCTTTGTACAATGGTCAGAAAAGTGAGATCTTCCAACCTGCCAAAGACTTCGGGTCATCAGGATCAATCTATTTACAGCCTAAAACACCAGTATTCACAGGAAACAGAAAAACCAATCTTACCATAAGAGCAAAAAGTGCTTCCATTGATTTATTTAATCCTTCATTCCGGTTAGAACAGAAGATATCAAAACGGATAGCAGCCAGTTTCAGTGCAGAGTTTCTCCAGAGTGATGGTCTTTATAAATTTCGTTATGGAAGAAAATATCCCAATGGAGCCACTGCTTCTGATACCATTTCCAAAAGATATGATTCCGACATTAAAGCAAAACGGTTTGAAACATCTGTGAATGGAACTCTGAACAACGGAAGCTGGAATATCCGTGGTTATGGGTATATTTCAAACCGTGGTATTCCGGCACCTATCGTGAAGAACCGTTTTAAAGCAAGAGGGGCAAGAATGCTTGATGAGAATTATTTTGTACAGGCCAATTTCAGAAAAAAGCTGTTTCCTAAGCTTGAAACTCAACTGAAGGCAAAGTTTGCTTATGATTACACTTATTTTAATGATACTGTATTGTCTCAGTCTGCAATGCCTGCCATCAATACTTATATTCAACGCGAGGTCTATGTTTCCTCTTCCAATCTATATTCAATTACTCCTAATTGGGATGTCAGTTTGAACGGAGATTTCCAATACAATACCCTTGATGCTGATTTGTATAATTTCTCTTATCCTACCCGTTATACAACCCTGGTTGCATTGGCTACTACCTATCAGTGGAACAGATTTAAATTCTTAGGAAGCCTGTTAGGGACATTTACTTCAGAAAAGGTAAAAATGAATTTCAAACCTGATGACAGAAGAGAATGGACACCTGCTTTCTTCATGAGCTATCAGCCCGCTTCAATACCTGAACTTACCCTAAGAGCTTTCTATAAAAATATCTTTAGACTACCCACCTTTAATGACCTGTATTATACCAGTGTTGGTAATACTTTTCTTAAACCGGAATTTACCCACCAGTATGATGTAGGTTTTACTTATCAGAAAAAATATGATAGATCTTTATTCAAAGGACTTTATATAAAAGTAGATGGGTATTATAACAAAGTGACAGATAAGATTGTGGCCATCCCAACAACCAATATGTTCCGCTGGATGATGCTCAATCTTGGAAAGGTTGAAATTATGGGAGCAGACGTAAATGTTCAAGCGGAATTAATGCTTGGAAAGGTGAAACTTAGACCATTATTGGCTTATACCTACCAGAGTGCTAAAGATAAAACCATTACTAAAGGATTTAAAGAAACCTATTATGGGGAGCAAATTCCTTATACACCAAGGCACAGCGGATCTTTTACCCTGATGGCAGATTATAAAGACTGGAGTTTTAATTACAGTACAATCTATGTGGGAGAAAGATATGACGGACAGCAGGATAATATCCGCTATAACTATATTCAGCCCTGGTATACCTAG
- a CDS encoding cytochrome-c peroxidase, with product MKKGLNILVILILLISCNNDRYEPISDDNPQISLNIPSGFPELNNSVNSNSPTKYGIELGKKLFNEKRLSTDNSISCSSCHIQENAFADNNAQGIGIQNRVGLRNVPAIQNMLFMKFYNWDGNILQLENQPLVPIITHEEMGSSILEVIGKIRDDMMYKDLFRKAFGDETITAERIYKSIAQYEYTLISANSKYDKVKRKEGETFTENEALGYQTFQQKCVSCHSTELFTDQSFRNIGFPLNPDTNEAGRGRVTGIQEDYMSFRVPSLRNVEYTAPYGSFGQFPTLKAVLDYFDKGVLDADNLDPVFKNNKNRIPLTEQEKTNLILFMKTLSDREFVKK from the coding sequence ATGAAAAAAGGATTAAATATTTTAGTGATTCTTATTCTGTTAATATCATGTAATAATGATCGTTATGAGCCTATTTCTGACGATAATCCACAAATTTCACTCAATATTCCGTCTGGATTTCCGGAACTAAATAATTCGGTGAACTCTAACAGTCCTACAAAATATGGGATAGAGTTGGGGAAAAAATTATTTAATGAGAAAAGGCTAAGTACAGATAATAGTATTTCCTGCTCTAGTTGTCATATACAGGAAAATGCCTTTGCCGATAATAATGCACAGGGAATAGGAATTCAGAATAGAGTAGGATTACGAAATGTGCCGGCTATTCAGAACATGCTGTTTATGAAGTTTTATAATTGGGATGGCAATATTCTTCAATTGGAAAATCAACCCCTGGTTCCTATTATCACTCATGAAGAAATGGGTTCTTCTATTCTGGAGGTGATAGGGAAAATAAGGGATGATATGATGTATAAAGATCTGTTCCGAAAAGCATTTGGAGACGAAACTATTACTGCTGAAAGGATTTATAAAAGTATTGCTCAATATGAGTACACTCTGATTTCTGCCAATAGTAAATATGATAAGGTAAAAAGAAAAGAAGGAGAAACTTTCACGGAAAACGAGGCCCTGGGATATCAGACTTTTCAACAGAAATGTGTGAGTTGCCATAGTACGGAATTGTTTACCGATCAAAGTTTTAGAAATATAGGATTTCCCTTAAATCCGGATACCAATGAAGCAGGGCGTGGAAGAGTTACTGGTATTCAGGAAGATTATATGAGTTTTCGGGTTCCTTCTTTACGAAATGTAGAATACACAGCTCCTTACGGAAGTTTTGGACAATTTCCGACTTTAAAGGCTGTTCTGGATTATTTCGATAAAGGTGTTTTGGATGCCGATAATCTTGATCCTGTCTTTAAAAATAATAAAAACAGAATTCCTCTCACAGAGCAAGAAAAGACTAATCTTATCCTGTTTATGAAAACACTGAGCGATCGTGAATTTGTGAAAAAATAA
- a CDS encoding MbnP family protein: MKFPKFYATAGANDTQMMWEWGAGYRFTKIEGFYGTDNKQMSIHTGSTIKGSEGNFTQGVDAYRDVTLDLSQHAIVDNKAPKIIIKADFDKLLTGKINTIVLVTGTGSDGNATPNIHTANQMVKFVDNLGGNGSSDISGMFSVSSVEN, translated from the coding sequence GTGAAGTTTCCAAAGTTTTATGCTACCGCAGGTGCCAATGATACCCAAATGATGTGGGAGTGGGGAGCTGGTTATCGTTTTACAAAAATCGAAGGTTTCTATGGAACGGATAACAAACAGATGTCTATCCACACAGGGAGTACTATAAAAGGATCAGAAGGTAATTTTACCCAGGGAGTAGATGCGTATAGAGATGTTACTTTAGATCTTTCTCAACATGCGATTGTGGATAACAAAGCTCCTAAAATTATTATTAAAGCAGATTTTGATAAGCTGTTGACGGGCAAAATTAATACGATTGTATTGGTTACGGGAACAGGATCAGATGGCAATGCCACTCCGAATATTCATACTGCTAACCAAATGGTAAAATTTGTTGATAACCTCGGTGGTAACGGTTCAAGTGATATTTCCGGAATGTTTTCAGTGAGCAGTGTTGAAAATTAG
- a CDS encoding MbnP family protein: protein MQNLKQYLLLSAFSLGVISCQNSDDNPVANNVTLEFKNTFKNETIVLGGSTSGTATTNTSAEGQVHHFSELKYVISNIRLVKADGNEVPYKVNDLDQGATVIDQSKPETLRYLLSNIPAGEYKKIKFGLGVKKI from the coding sequence ATGCAAAACTTAAAACAATATCTACTATTATCAGCTTTTTCATTAGGTGTAATTTCTTGCCAGAACAGCGATGATAATCCTGTTGCCAATAATGTTACCCTTGAATTTAAGAATACGTTTAAAAATGAAACGATTGTTCTTGGAGGATCCACTTCTGGTACAGCTACAACCAATACCTCAGCAGAAGGACAGGTTCACCATTTTTCAGAATTGAAATATGTAATAAGTAATATTCGACTGGTAAAAGCAGATGGGAATGAAGTTCCTTATAAAGTTAATGACCTGGATCAAGGTGCTACAGTGATTGACCAATCAAAACCGGAAACGCTTCGTTATTTACTGAGCAATATCCCTGCCGGAGAGTATAAAAAAATCAAATTCGGACTAGGAGTAAAAAAGATCTGA
- a CDS encoding superoxide dismutase, whose product MKIMKIAALGAVFAAQFTLAQFKQTPLPYAYDALEGSIDAQTMEIHYSKHGAAYASNLNKAIAGTPQEKETLIKILSETSKLSPAVRNNAGGHYNHELFWTILTPEKNTQPSAKLAKAITETFGSMDAFKEKMSKAGADRFGSGWAWLSVDKNGKLFVSSTPNQDNPLMDIVEEKGTPILGIDVWEHAYYLKYQNKRADYLSAIWNVLNWKEVSKRYEAALSKK is encoded by the coding sequence ATGAAGATTATGAAAATAGCTGCTTTAGGAGCAGTATTTGCAGCTCAGTTTACACTGGCACAATTTAAACAAACGCCTTTACCTTATGCTTATGATGCATTGGAAGGGTCTATAGATGCACAAACAATGGAGATCCATTATTCAAAGCATGGGGCAGCCTATGCAAGCAACCTGAATAAAGCGATCGCAGGAACTCCACAGGAAAAAGAAACTTTGATTAAAATTCTTTCTGAGACTTCAAAACTAAGTCCTGCAGTAAGAAATAATGCTGGTGGGCATTATAACCACGAGTTGTTCTGGACTATCCTTACTCCAGAGAAGAATACCCAGCCTTCTGCAAAATTAGCCAAAGCTATTACCGAAACTTTCGGAAGTATGGATGCTTTTAAAGAAAAGATGAGTAAAGCCGGTGCAGATCGTTTTGGCTCAGGATGGGCTTGGCTTTCTGTAGATAAAAACGGAAAACTTTTCGTTTCTTCAACCCCTAATCAGGATAACCCGTTGATGGATATTGTAGAAGAAAAAGGAACTCCTATTCTTGGAATAGATGTTTGGGAGCATGCTTATTACCTGAAATATCAGAATAAAAGAGCGGATTATCTTTCAGCAATCTGGAATGTGCTGAACTGGAAAGAAGTCAGCAAAAGATATGAGGCTGCTTTAAGCAAAAAATAA
- a CDS encoding SCO family protein — MSKNNQKNNKSKIIIPIAVFALLFLGIGIGMSYFKKNLYTVMKVPDFELTDQNGKKITNKDMLGKVYLVEFFFSKCPTICPVMNTNMKAIQNQVNTPDFGIISISIDPENDTPEALKEHAQRIGAKSPNWHFLTGDRSYIGKLADQFNIYVGDKEDEAESLNHSGMIALVDGKGNIRCRYNKENMPILYYSGLNYEDPEGKTPKLTGKYHPDREILIEDIKKLLN, encoded by the coding sequence ATGTCCAAAAATAATCAGAAGAATAACAAGAGTAAGATTATTATTCCGATTGCTGTTTTTGCCCTACTGTTTTTAGGAATAGGGATTGGAATGAGTTATTTTAAAAAGAATCTTTACACAGTGATGAAGGTTCCTGATTTTGAATTGACAGATCAGAACGGTAAAAAAATTACCAATAAAGATATGTTGGGGAAAGTTTATTTGGTAGAATTTTTCTTCAGTAAATGTCCTACCATTTGTCCGGTAATGAATACGAACATGAAAGCGATTCAAAACCAGGTAAATACCCCTGATTTCGGAATAATTTCCATTAGTATAGATCCTGAAAATGATACGCCGGAAGCTTTAAAGGAGCATGCACAAAGAATCGGAGCGAAATCTCCCAATTGGCATTTCCTGACAGGGGATAGATCTTACATTGGTAAACTTGCTGATCAGTTCAATATCTATGTTGGTGATAAGGAAGACGAGGCAGAAAGTCTTAATCATAGTGGTATGATTGCTCTTGTAGATGGAAAGGGAAATATCAGATGCCGGTATAATAAAGAAAATATGCCTATCCTTTATTATTCAGGATTAAACTATGAAGATCCGGAAGGAAAAACTCCGAAACTAACCGGAAAGTACCACCCGGACAGAGAAATTCTGATTGAAGACATTAAGAAGTTATTGAACTAG
- a CDS encoding YHS domain-containing protein — MKSPVILIALLSITLFSCAKEPQVKHKSHMDSSGENIKNVQVVNKEDPICHMKTAGSLKDTAVYKAKVYGFCSSYCKDEFKKNPESYVQK; from the coding sequence ATGAAATCTCCAGTTATTTTGATAGCTCTGCTGTCAATTACCCTGTTTTCCTGTGCCAAAGAACCTCAGGTAAAACATAAAAGTCATATGGATTCTTCCGGAGAAAATATAAAAAATGTTCAGGTAGTGAACAAAGAAGATCCTATCTGCCACATGAAAACGGCAGGTTCATTAAAAGATACTGCGGTATATAAGGCTAAGGTATATGGCTTCTGCAGTTCGTATTGTAAAGATGAATTCAAGAAAAATCCTGAAAGTTATGTCCAAAAATAA
- a CDS encoding heavy metal translocating P-type ATPase, with the protein MEKCCSTTPEKDPKGHTHHHSEGDGHNHDHDDHGHSHDTGDQTILQMFLPAIISFVILLVGIAFDNYIKQAWFTGWVRLVWYLAAYIPVGFPVLKDAFKSIIKGDVFSEFFLMSIATIGAFAIGEYPEGVAVMLFYAVGEVFQSMAVTRAKGNIKALLDQRPDEVTIMDNNQPKTIKAKETKIGDVIQLKPGEKLALDGELISDSASFNTAALTGESKPDTKNKGEVVLAGMINMNSIALVKVTTAYEDSKLSKILELVQNATAQKAPTELFIRKFAKVYTPIVVFLAIGITFLPYFFVSDYLFRDWLYRALIFLVISCPCALVISIPLGYFGGIGAASRNGILFKGSNFLDSIAEIQNVVMDKTGTMTEGVFKVQEVSISPEFKKDEIMQLVNLLESKSTHPVATAIHNYVGDINYSIPMESVEEIAGHGLKATVNGKELLVGNFKLMDKFNISYDINHANIVYTLIAIAYDKKFAGYITIADSIKGDAKETVDNLHRMGVKATMLSGDKGTVVKYVADQLGIDNAFGDLLPEDKVNKVKEIKAKNQTVAFVGDGVNDAPVVALSDVGIAMGGLGSDATIETADVVIQDDKPSKIPMAINIGKQTKKIVWQNIILAFAVKAVVLVLGAGGLATMWEAVFADVGVALLAILNAVRIQRMKF; encoded by the coding sequence ATGGAAAAATGCTGTAGTACAACCCCGGAAAAAGATCCAAAAGGACATACTCATCATCATTCAGAAGGAGATGGGCATAACCATGACCATGATGACCATGGCCATTCTCATGACACTGGCGATCAGACCATCCTTCAAATGTTTTTGCCGGCGATTATATCTTTTGTGATCTTATTAGTAGGAATTGCTTTTGACAATTATATAAAACAAGCATGGTTTACAGGATGGGTACGCTTAGTCTGGTACTTGGCAGCTTATATTCCTGTGGGATTTCCGGTATTGAAGGATGCGTTTAAAAGTATTATCAAAGGCGATGTTTTTTCAGAATTCTTTCTGATGAGTATTGCCACTATTGGAGCCTTTGCGATCGGAGAATATCCTGAAGGAGTTGCGGTAATGCTTTTTTATGCTGTAGGAGAGGTTTTCCAGTCTATGGCAGTAACAAGAGCCAAAGGGAATATTAAAGCGTTATTGGATCAACGGCCTGATGAGGTTACGATTATGGACAATAATCAGCCTAAAACTATTAAAGCTAAAGAAACCAAAATAGGAGATGTGATCCAGTTGAAACCTGGTGAAAAGCTGGCGCTGGATGGTGAGCTGATTTCTGATTCAGCTTCATTCAATACCGCAGCTTTAACCGGGGAAAGTAAACCGGATACTAAAAATAAGGGTGAAGTTGTTTTGGCTGGGATGATTAATATGAACAGTATTGCTTTAGTGAAAGTAACAACTGCTTATGAAGACAGTAAATTAAGCAAAATCTTAGAATTAGTTCAGAATGCTACTGCACAAAAAGCCCCTACAGAATTATTCATCAGAAAATTTGCAAAAGTATATACGCCGATCGTTGTATTTCTGGCTATAGGAATTACTTTTTTACCTTATTTCTTTGTGAGTGATTATCTGTTTAGAGACTGGTTGTACAGAGCATTGATCTTCCTTGTGATTTCATGTCCTTGTGCTTTGGTGATCTCTATTCCGTTAGGATACTTTGGAGGAATCGGAGCAGCCAGCAGAAACGGAATTCTATTTAAAGGAAGCAACTTCTTAGACAGCATTGCAGAGATTCAAAATGTAGTGATGGATAAAACCGGAACCATGACGGAAGGAGTTTTCAAAGTTCAGGAAGTAAGCATTAGCCCTGAGTTTAAAAAAGATGAAATCATGCAGCTGGTCAATTTACTGGAAAGTAAAAGTACACACCCGGTAGCTACAGCCATCCACAATTATGTAGGAGATATTAATTATTCCATTCCGATGGAAAGTGTAGAGGAAATTGCAGGGCACGGATTAAAAGCTACAGTCAATGGTAAAGAGTTGTTGGTAGGGAATTTTAAATTAATGGATAAATTCAATATCAGTTATGATATCAACCATGCTAATATTGTATATACTCTTATTGCTATAGCGTATGATAAAAAATTCGCAGGATATATTACCATTGCAGACAGTATTAAAGGAGATGCAAAAGAAACGGTTGACAACCTTCATAGAATGGGCGTAAAAGCTACGATGTTAAGCGGTGACAAAGGAACTGTTGTAAAGTATGTAGCCGATCAATTGGGTATTGATAATGCATTTGGAGATCTTCTTCCGGAAGATAAAGTGAATAAAGTAAAAGAGATCAAAGCCAAAAATCAAACGGTAGCCTTTGTAGGTGATGGAGTGAATGATGCTCCGGTAGTGGCTTTAAGTGATGTAGGAATTGCAATGGGAGGTTTAGGAAGTGATGCTACGATTGAAACTGCAGATGTCGTGATTCAGGATGATAAACCGAGTAAAATTCCAATGGCAATCAATATTGGTAAACAAACGAAAAAAATCGTTTGGCAGAATATTATTCTTGCTTTTGCCGTAAAAGCAGTGGTTCTTGTACTTGGAGCAGGAGGTCTGGCAACCATGTGGGAAGCCGTTTTTGCAGATGTGGGTGTTGCTTTGCTGGCGATTTTAAACGCGGTAAGAATTCAGCGAATGAAGTTTTAA
- a CDS encoding Fur family transcriptional regulator — protein MKKDIENKLIDKNTKPTSMRILVYDFLSSQDTALSLSEIENHFENADRITIYRTLKTFEEKGIVHSIQENTTTKYKLCDDDCDEKTHKDWHLHFYCKICKQTTCKEDISFPENIQTNFRIDEIRLFAKGICENCLESLQ, from the coding sequence ATGAAAAAAGATATAGAAAATAAACTCATCGATAAAAATACCAAGCCTACCAGCATGAGGATTTTGGTCTATGATTTTTTAAGCTCACAAGACACTGCATTGTCTTTGTCTGAAATAGAAAATCATTTTGAGAATGCAGACCGGATTACCATTTACAGAACATTAAAAACCTTTGAAGAAAAAGGAATCGTTCACAGTATCCAGGAAAATACTACCACAAAATACAAGTTATGTGATGACGATTGTGATGAAAAAACGCATAAAGACTGGCATCTTCATTTCTATTGTAAAATATGCAAGCAGACCACCTGTAAAGAAGATATTTCCTTCCCGGAAAACATTCAAACCAATTTCCGGATCGATGAAATAAGACTCTTTGCGAAAGGAATCTGTGAAAATTGTCTTGAAAGTTTGCAATAG
- a CDS encoding cation diffusion facilitator family transporter — MENTQTQIQTPSAASRHKKNLLIVLCLSGTYLIAEVIGGIVTNSLALLADAAHMLTDVVGLLLAFIAIKIGEKKADPSRTYGYYRTEILAAVINAVVLLGISIYVLFEAYQRFQNPPEVQSKSMLIVAGIGLVVNIVGMMILRKDSEGSLNMKGAYFEVLSDMLTSVGVMIAGIIMLTTGWYYADPLISAAIGLLIFPRTWRLLKEAINVLLEGTPADVDIHALRKSLEQIQGVKNVHDLHVWSLTSSVNAMSAHVVKDNGVSQNQLLKILTDTTVENFKINHTTFQIEEGGYEENEVHL, encoded by the coding sequence ATGGAAAACACCCAAACACAAATACAGACTCCCTCCGCAGCAAGCAGACATAAAAAAAACCTGTTGATCGTACTATGTCTTAGTGGAACTTATCTCATTGCTGAGGTTATAGGCGGAATTGTTACCAATAGTCTAGCATTACTAGCGGATGCTGCACATATGCTTACTGATGTAGTAGGCTTATTATTGGCATTTATAGCCATAAAAATTGGAGAAAAAAAAGCAGATCCTTCCAGAACGTATGGATATTATCGTACCGAAATATTAGCAGCAGTTATCAATGCTGTGGTTTTGCTGGGAATTTCGATCTATGTGTTGTTTGAAGCGTATCAGCGATTTCAGAATCCACCGGAAGTACAGAGCAAATCAATGTTGATTGTAGCAGGGATAGGATTAGTGGTCAATATTGTCGGGATGATGATCCTTAGAAAAGATTCAGAAGGAAGCCTGAATATGAAAGGAGCTTATTTTGAAGTGCTTTCCGATATGTTAACTTCCGTAGGAGTAATGATTGCCGGAATTATTATGCTGACAACAGGCTGGTATTACGCCGATCCGTTGATTTCGGCAGCCATCGGACTCTTAATATTTCCAAGAACATGGAGGCTTTTGAAAGAAGCCATCAATGTATTACTGGAAGGAACTCCGGCTGACGTGGATATTCATGCATTGAGAAAATCATTGGAGCAGATTCAGGGGGTAAAGAATGTTCATGACCTTCACGTATGGTCGTTGACCTCCAGTGTTAATGCAATGAGCGCTCATGTTGTGAAAGATAATGGAGTCTCTCAGAATCAATTGTTAAAAATACTGACGGATACTACTGTTGAAAATTTTAAGATAAACCATACAACCTTTCAGATCGAGGAAGGGGGATATGAAGAAAATGAAGTACATCTGTAA